A genomic region of Plasmodium malariae genome assembly, chromosome: 14 contains the following coding sequences:
- the PmUG01_14026000 gene encoding U4/U6 small nuclear ribonucleoprotein PRP3, putative: MEELQKKRKSRWGDVEKKSDDKTEESSNKAINLLEDLSLNSNSQLISSASSLPSQFPNSALNFPVLSSTIHLNILKATEAAKLAIEKAKRASRFKDEAKQNVRKVEFVPKPLKFDEQGREIDEEGNVISIKPITYSTLKVNINKLEENNLLKKKNELLNKIGEEYINEDLKWFDSRIKNVQKNALNFITPGSFIKRQAHSRNFNSKTLMNFDLKKIIEEKKKVQTFQELSLNFLNDDINTNINPNLIDINNKHLPNKREWNDDEKYNIIEKWDMILFKKIENRENLKEYIDEQIDSWHDTVNSEHNGKEAEEKEDKKEVENEDDKKEEKGEKYIYENEKDSSKNNSLAANLGSGIIKKNDTTTGYCNSDNYVIINKLLSKCSINILLLKNNEVIINDDLYRINMKKITNYIEHPVPLNEDKKEQITTPYMFLTPVERKKLRKRKRQEKEREKQDKIRIGLIPPPPPKMKLSNLMRVLGDNAVAHPSKMELEVRQQMKERELRHYEQNQQRKLKPEEKSKKKINKWKSNPSEENEVLVIYITNLSNKKHIFKIDINAQQLHLTGVCVMTVLYNFIIVEGKHISIERYKRLIFRRIKWNEDEGEEEEDDEDEKEKGERERNKMKETFDSADNFQNDSSNINLNQGCNCSLIWSGTVKHKNFSNWKLLIAKTEVEVTDYLKEHSALHYYHIVRKHRNVLDDI, translated from the exons ATGGAAGAACttcaaaagaaaagaaaatcgAGGTGGGGGGacgtagaaaaaaaaagcgatGATAAAACGGAAGAATCAAGCAATAAGGCAATTAATCTTTTAGAAGATTTAAGTTTAAATTCTAATTCTCAATTGATTAGTAGTGCCTCGAGCTTGCCATCACAGTTTCCAAACAGTGCATTAAACTTCCCAGTATTATCATCTACgattcatttaaatatactgAAAGCAACTGAAGCAGCTAAATTAGCTATAGAGAAAGCAAAAAGAGCAAGTAGGTTTAAGGATGAGGCAAAACAGAATGTAAGAAAAGTAGAATTTGTACCAAAACCATTAAAATTTGATGAACAAGGAAGAGAAATAGATGAAGAGGGGAATGTTATCAGTATAAAGCCCATAACTTATTCCACTTTAAAAGtgaatataaacaaattagaagaaaataatcttttaaaaaaaaaaaatgaattattaaataaaattggtgaagaatatataaatgaggATCTAAAATGGTTCGATTcgagaataaaaaatgttcaa aaaaatgcacttaattttattacaccAGGTTCCTTTATCAAAAGACAAGCGCATTCtagaaattttaatagtAAAACTCTAATGAattttgatttaaaaaaaataatagaagagaaaaaaaaagtgcaaaCTTTCCAAGAATTGtctttgaattttttaaatgatgatATAAACACAAACATTAATCCAAATTTAATTGATATAAACAACAAACATTTACCGAATAAAAGAGAATGGAATGATGATGAAAAATACAACATTATAGAAAAATGGGATATGAtcctatttaaaaaaatagaaaatagaGAAAATTTAAAGGAATATATTGATGAGCAAATAGATAGCTGGCATGATACAGTAAATAGTGAGCATAATGGGAAAGAGGCAGAGGAAAAGGAAGATAAGAAGGAGGTAGAAAACGAAGACGACAAGAAGGAAGAAAAGGgagaaaaatacatatatgaaaacGAAAAAGACAGTTCTAAGAACAATTCCCTTGCTGCTAATCTTGGTAGcggtataataaaaaagaatgacACTACTACAGGGTATTGTAACAGTGACAACTATgtgataataaataaattattaagcAAATGTAGTAtcaatattttacttttaaaaaataatgaagttATAATTAATGATGATTTGTACCgaattaatatgaaaaaaattacaaactACATAGAACATCCAGTACCTTTAAATGAAGACAAAAAGGAACAGATAACTACTCCGTATATGTTTTTAACACCTgtagaaaggaaaaaattaagaaaaagaaaaagacaagaaaaagaaagagaaaaacaaGACAAAATTAGAATAGGGTTGATTCCTCCACCTCCACCTAAGATGAAATTATCAAATTTAATGAGAGTTTTGGGGGATAATGCAGTTGCTCATCCATCGAAAATGGAACTAGAAGTAAGACAACAAATGAAGGAAAGAGAATTAAGACATTATGAACAAAACCAACAAAGGAAATTAAAACcagaagaaaaaagtaaaaaaaaaattaacaaatggAAATCTAATCCAAGTGAGGAAAACGAAgtattagttatatatatcactaaTTTGtctaataaaaaacatatttttaaaattgataTAAATGCACAGCAATTGCACTTAACTGGTGTTTGTGTTATGACAGTTTTATACAACTTTATAATTGTCGAGGGAAAACATATATCTATTGAGAGATATAAAAGATTAATTTTTAGAAGAATAAAATGGAATGAAGATGAGGGTGAAGAGGAGGAAGATGATGaagatgaaaaagaaaaaggagaaagagaaagaaataaaatgaaagaaacATTTGATTCTGCTGACAATTTTCAAAATGATAGTTCAAACATTAATTTGAACCAAGGCTGTAACTGTAGTTTAATTTGGAGTGGTACTGTTAAGCATAAAAACTTCTCCAACTGGAAGTTACTTATTGCTAAAACGGAGGTAGAAGTAACAGACTATTTAAAGGAGCACAGTGCACTACACTATTACCACATAGTCAGGAAGCATAGAAACGTGCTTGACGATATTTAA
- the DCP2 gene encoding mRNA-decapping enzyme 2, putative translates to MFYHLVDKMYLVKDINNKMHKNLQNKYSNNSTKGKKIFSAHRIKQLAKDKKLLDDALLDCYGRFIALLPEFLLKDHVHLYFQIQEAYWWYDDMWQDKYPDKLPKLSLKTFGYLICDDCPILKKYVPRSAHEKFSLNWRRYCRTIPLRGAILLNHNLKKCLLVKGWSTDSWSFPKGKVDELEEDSVCACREIYEEIGIDIFPYIDEQVFIKTHIEDQPVKLFIIPGVKEDTKFQPKTRKEIGAIRWFEIDKLLEYKDVKGKSDIFFHNKKERINVSFVYPFMPNLIKWIDILKRAVNEKALKKENSYEASSILAYKYQITGIDNSTIEKLQNVDLNNKEILKRELCKSDDDLVEIDDDTEKVLKDMSTVVNLVDFTSNINYNNLNSNPKIVINFNEKKMDHLENKTNDLYAYEEKNNIFGNINYSDDILNSECTNSEYHMIVNNIFNGHSNQNGNSSSGYCTNSNNNNNNNDSNNNNNNNRNSNVMMIDKRNSSLSNLNKSSYAFHSNHTKVAKEEGNSLTNHQFYSTSSSSNNGKNVNKKINYIQKEIGNREENMPSSVEKRSIGNKKIYEHVENLLTPTNSLKRSDFVKNSFVYNLSSSNLNVIHQENNYDSESRNNNNISNVSNVNNISNMISSSNNDTTKMKNAINNMNAGGNTSFQDQTLKDNNDCKFYNSHNKPISSVGKNVDKDMNLMTINSNMKVSITSNGSSNNKLYYGNNNSIGYNKLHNTYNNIHNTLVKNADFDMYQRGYGYNFNKIRMGHLSALRLKEVGLRSFDDQYIDKRKNFHLRVYGNKSKLYYGRKDLHRYKKRSMKYYYHSLDDSAVYYKPIKKKTFDACNNKTFGDNHANGWSVEEMFKLNEEKFGIHSTYNIEDYTTPLVYNEECLNIYNKGSLIKNNFKQSVQNSKSVNNYPIKINGAVSSSSTENNNNYNNHDNNNNNNNNNNDNDNDNDNDNDNDNDNDNDNDNDNDNDNDNDNDNDNNNDNSNKKNRMYNDCYHKNCSHSKMGEYVHGKEIYPVLYNRKIEASAASIPLNLVKENYHNSNSNDNRNKGSNNKLERDNGLFCLKDGVESTRKSISNASSAVSNSSSKGNNFFSNDLVKNNLTRNMSNMNNIYPEEWLDFTGSEIGGKGNRGDNIICDPFSGHVMNGVDNNMPVKLKSFVSSMEGNGKKGNANNNINNYNSNEHYYNSSKNYINNNSYNSNNNNYNSNHKGIKSRNGDKMNDLNYSLTGKADRCEKTNMPSSATYKNNNNNYDLHYVKVRKDNKLVNKINKSEYRNNFLANIKKDMRKGCNDEIKKCDYRNLQNNIHVSSNVNIDLKKTNKIKGNRNLIEKGEICNLNEEDEEESLQEKEEVNSKRVNRGKANYSKVNNSFERNVKDSSASGKYLLELIRGTNKLELTKENILEKNCNSTMQEIMLSNNVKCFNENALLCKYYNKNNSKISTCQEMLKYKENSYNDVLKCTNHNGDISSHNNLKIEKNNIRNNVNNEYNYNNSGKDNKKSQNFNEMAIMEKLSKHLNSYNPYE, encoded by the coding sequence atgttttacCATTTGGTCGACAAAATGTATTTAGTAAAagacataaataataaaatgcataaaaattTGCAAAATAAGTATTCTAACAACAGTACAAAgggaaagaaaatatttagtGCACACAGAATAAAGCAACTAGCCAAGGATAAGAAGTTATTAGATGATGCTTTATTAGATTGTTATGGAAGGTTCATAGCTTTACTTCCAGAATTTCTATTAAAAGATCATGTACATTTGTATTTTCAAATTCAAGAAGCATATTGGTGGTATGATGATATGTGGCAAGATAAATATCCAGATAAATTACCAAAATTAAGTTTAAAAACTTTTGGTTATTTAATATGTGATGATTGTCCAATATTGAAGAAGTATGTACCTCGATCAGCTcatgaaaaattttcattaaattggAGAAGATATTGTAGAACTATTCCATTAAGAGGAGCCATTCTGTTaaatcataatttaaaaaaatgcttaTTAGTTAAAGGGTGGAGTACCGATAGCTGGTCCTTTCCAAAAGGAAAAGTCGATGAATTAGAAGAAGATTCAGTATGTGCATGTAGAGAAATTTATGAAGAAATAGGTATAGATATTTTCCCATATATAGATGAACAAGTGTTTATTAAAACACATATTGAAGATCAACCAgtaaaactttttattattccagGTGTAAAGGAAGATACGAAATTTCAACCGAAAACAAGAAAAGAAATTGGAGCCATTCGATGGTTTGAAATAGATAAACTTCTTGAATATAAGGATGTGAAAGGAAAAagtgatattttttttcataataaaaaggaacGTATAAATGTTTCTTTTGTTTATCCATTTATGCCAAACTTAATAAAATGGATAGATATTCTAAAAAGAGCTGTTAATGAAAAggctttaaaaaaagaaaattccTATGAAGCAAGTAGTATACTAGCATATAAATATCAGATTACTGGTATTGATAACAGTACTATTGAAAAACTTCAAAATGTTGATTTAAATAACaaggaaattttaaaaagagaatTATGTAAAAGTGATGATGATTTAGTAGAAATTGATGATGATACtgaaaaagtattaaaagATATGAGTACAGTTGTAAATCTAGTGGATTTTACTtcgaatataaattataacaatttGAATAGTAATCCTAAAATTGtgataaattttaatgagaaaaaaatggaCCACCTCGAGAATAAGACAAATGATTTATATGcttatgaagaaaaaaacaacatTTTTGGTAATATAAACTACAGTgatgatattttaaatagcGAGTGTACAAATAGTGAGTACCATATGATTgttaacaatatttttaacggACATAGTAACCAAAATGGTAATAGTAGCAGTGGTTATTGCactaatagtaataataataataacaataatgacagtaacaataataacaataacaataggAATAGCAATGTGATGATGATAGACAAACGGAACAGTTCCCTCAGTAATTTAAACAAGAGTAGTTACGCTTTTCATAGCAATCATACAAAGGTAGCTAAAGAGGAAGGAAACAGTTTGACAAATCATCAATTCTATAGTactagtagtagtagtaataatggaaaaaacgTTAACAAAAagattaattatatacagaAGGAAATTGGAAATCGAGAAGAAAATATGCCAAGCAGTGTAGAGAAAAGAAGTattggaaataaaaaaatatatgaacatgtaGAAAATTTGTTAACACCCacaaattcattaaaaaggagtgattttgtaaaaaatagtttTGTGTATAATTTGTCTTCGAGCAATTTAAATGTTATACATCAAGAGAACAATTATGATAGTGAAAGTAGAAACAACAACAACATTAGTAATGTTAGTAACGTTAATAACATTAGTAACATGATTAGTTCTAGTAATAATGACACaacgaaaatgaaaaatgctattaataatatgaatgcTGGTGGAAACACATCGTTTCAGGATCAAACCTTGAAAGACAACAATGActgtaaattttataacaGCCATAACAAGCCTATATCAAGTGTAGGAAAAAATGTAGATAAAGACATGAATCTAATGACAATTAATTCAAACATGAAAGTGAGTATTACTAGTAATGGAAGtagcaataataaattatactatgGAAACAATAATAGCATTGGTTATAATAAGTTACATaacacatataataatattcataatacaTTGGTAAAAAATGCAGATTTTGATATGTACCAAAGGGGATATGGttacaattttaataaaataagaatggGACATTTATCAGCTTTAAGATTGAAGGAGGTTGGTTTAAGAAGTTTTGATGATCAATATATtgataagagaaaaaattttcactTACGAGTTTATGGTAATAAAAgcaaattatattatggGAGAAAAGATTTAcatagatataaaaaaagatcaatgaaatattattatcattctTTGGATGATTCTGCAGTTTATTACAAACctataaagaagaaaactTTTGATGCTtgcaataataaaacatttggTGATAATCATGCCAATGGATGGAGTGTTGAAGAAATGTTTAAATtgaatgaagaaaaatttgGAATTCATTCAACATATAATATCGAGGACTACACAACTCCTTTAGTATATAATGAAGAAtgtctaaatatatataataaaggctcgttaattaaaaataattttaagcaGAGTGTGCAAAATAGTAAAAGCGTAAACAATTACCCTATCAAAATAAATGGCGCTGTGAGTAGCAGTAGTACGGAGAATAACAACAACTACAACAACCAtgacaataacaataacaataacaataacaataacgaTAACGATAACGATAACGATAACGATAACGATAACGATAACGATAACGATAACGATAACGATAACGATAACGATAACGATAACGATAACGATAACGATAACGATAACAATAACGataacagtaataaaaagaatcGGATGTATAATGATTGTTACCACAAAAACTGTTCGCATTCAAAAATGGGTGAATATGTACACGGCAAGGAGATCTATCCCGTGCTGTATAATAGGAAGATCGAGGCATCAGCAGCTAGTATACCGTTAAATTTGGTTAAAGAGAACTATcataacagtaatagtaatgataatagaaataaaggtagtaataataaattggAGAGAGATAATGGGCTTTTTTGTTTGAAAGATGGCGTTGAAAGTACAAGGAAGAGTATCAGTAATGCTAGCAGTGCTGttagtaatagtagtagtaaaggaaataattttttttcaaatgatttagtaaaaaataacttaACACGAAATATGAGtaatatgaacaatattTACCCGGAGGAATGGCTGGATTTTACAGGTTCCGAGATAGGAGGCAAAGGGAATAGAGGTGATAACATTATTTGTGATCCATTTAGCGGTCATGTAATGAATGGTGTTGATAATAATATGCCTGTTAAGTTGAAGTCGTTTGTGAGCTCTATGGAAGGTAATGGGAAGAAAGGAAACGcgaacaataatataaataactatAACAGTAATgaacattattataacagtagtaaaaattatatcaataacaatagttataatagtaataataataattataatagtaatCATAAGGGTATTAAGAGCAGAAACGGTGATAAGATGAACGATTTGAATTACTCCTTAACTGGTAAAGCAGACAGATGTGAGAAAACAAATATGCCATCAAGTGCAActtataagaataataataataattatgaccTACATTACGTGAAGGTGAGAAAAGATAATAAACtagttaataaaattaataaatcgGAGTATAGAAATAATTTCTTAGCAAACATTAAGAAAGACATGCGGAAAGGATGTaatgatgaaataaaaaagtgtGACTACAGAAATttgcaaaataatattcatgTTAGTTCTAATGTAAAtattgatttaaaaaaaacaaataaaataaaaggaaacaggaatttaattgaaaaaggagaaatttgtaatttaaaTGAAGAGGATGAGGAAGAAAGTTTACAAGAGAAGGAAGAAGTAAACAGTAAAAGAGTAAATCGTGGCAAAGCAAATTACAGTAAAGTAAATAATAGTTTTGAAAGGAATGTAAAGGATAGTAGCGCTTCGGGAAAATACTTATTAGAATTAATTAGGggaacaaataaattagaattaacaaaagaaaacattttagaaaaaaattgtaacaGTACTATGCAAGAGATAATGTTAAGTAATAATGTCAAatgttttaatgaaaatgctttattatgtaaatattataacaagAATAACTCAAAAATTAGTACCTGCCAAGAGATGTTGaaatataaggaaaattCTTACAATGATGTTCTGAAATGTACCAATCACAATGGTGATATATCAagtcataataatttaaaaattgaaaagaataacataaggaataatgttaataatgaatataattataataatagtggaaaagataataagaaaagtcaaaattttaatgaaatggCTATAATGGAAAAGCTGTCGAAGCATCTGAACAGTTACAACCCATATGAGTAA
- the PmUG01_14025800 gene encoding 60S ribosomal protein L24, putative, producing MSSIKTTVKTEACSFSEYRIYPGRGQKFIARDGKVYFYLSSKFASLALQKKKAAKLRWTQTWRRNNKKTKIETTQRRRYKKTVKVQKAVCGLTVEDIRNRKAYVQSIEAKNKSRFAAKDKDDKKKGKDDKKKNIVHLQQKKDFSSKTKQMNMAKTKMHKMMKK from the exons atgtCATCAATTAAGACAACAGTAAAAACGGAAGCTTGCTCCTTTAGCGAATATAGGATATATCCGGGCAGAGGACAGAAATTTATTGCAAGGGATGGAAAAGTATACTTTTATTTGTCCTCAAAGTTCGCTTCCCTGGCATTGCAGAAAAAGAAAGCGGCAAAATTAAGATGGACACAG ACGTGGAGaagaaataacaaaaaaacaaaaatagaaACAACGCAAAGgagaagatataaaaaaacagtaAAAGTACAAAAGGCTGTTTGCGGATTAACTGTTGAGGATATTAGAAACAGAAAAGCGTACGTCCAGAGCATTGAAGCAAAA aACAAATCACGCTTTGCAGCAAAGGATAAGGAtgataagaaaaaaggaaaagacgataaaaagaaaaatatcgTACATcttcaacaaaaaaaagatttttcaTCGAAGACTAAACAAATGAACATGGCTAAAacaaaaatgcataaaatgatgaagaaataa
- the PmUG01_14025700 gene encoding conserved Plasmodium protein, unknown function: MDNFLWKEDNIKIEEYLKKKLDEGVIKEKDVSEIIYRLKEFRSLKFDNLNYHSDKCILAREVAVIYMMTYKKHIESLKDSNIQIIIKTIRRTVLSINNIISNITEQILKCFIMLRNLYSDILKLNNVYLSDYCLYSIIDGILGLLNDEKINQSNATIWGIAGFLSLIISNYKKAYFIYKGIISYKCIFTIPIFLENSIEKQNNSKEELHNIILKENDEHLCSNYSRIEAYVKLHLSLFIILNDTREIWSYLSEILNSAFRRKTYIYFCLIYSALNISSYYCKITFGHHFDNLMLLLKMKLIPILEEELKSKPPPTNVEKIIDYYVKKLYVEHLNNNLNSTLPDGIVVIPDEKLLYLGLGS; the protein is encoded by the coding sequence ATGGACAATTTTTTGTGGAAAGAGGACAACATAAAAATAGaggaatatttaaaaaagaaattagaTGAAGGAGTAATAAAGGAGAAGGATGTATCAGAAATAATTTATCGCTTGAAGGAATTTCGTTCCTTGAAAtttgataatttaaattatcattCAGATAAATGCATTTTAGCAAGAGAAGTTgcagttatatatatgatgacatataaaaaacatatagaATCTCTGAAAGATTCAAACATacagataataataaaaactataAGAAGAACAGTAttaagtattaataatattataagtaACATAACAgaacaaatattaaaatgttttattatgttacgaaatttatatagtgatatattgaaattaaataatgtGTATTTATCTGATTATTGCTTATATTCAATAATAGATGGTATTTTAGGATTgttaaatgatgaaaaaataaatcaatcAAATGCAACAATATGGGGAATAGCAGGTTTTTTATCCttaattatttcaaattataaaaaagcttattttatatataaaggaataatttcctataaatgtatttttacaataCCCATATTTCTTGAGAACTCCATAGAAAAACAGAATAATTCAAAAGAAgaattacataatataatacttaAAGAGAATGATGAACATCTCTGTTCAAATTATTCAAGAATCGAAGCATATGTAAAATTGCATTTAtcactttttataattttaaatgatacTAGAGAAATATGGTCTTATTTAtcagaaatattaaatagtGCATTTAGAAGGAAaacttacatatatttttgtttaatttattctgCCCTTAATATCTCATcttattattgtaaaatcACTTTTGGGCATCATTTTGATAATTtgatgttattattaaaaatgaaactaATTCCTATTTTAgaagaagaattaaaaagtaaaccACCACCAACAAatgtagaaaaaattatCGACTACTATGTTAAGAAGCTATATGTAGagcatttaaataataatttaaattcaaCATTACCAGATGGAATAGTGGTAATACCAGATGAAAAACTTTTGTATTTGGGCTTAGGTAGCTAA
- the PPM6 gene encoding protein phosphatase PPM6, putative, with the protein MGNCMSFINYSKFKFKKDATINSYSYSNKNYEDLMNSHTYIIGDENRRIEKRSDDYSDICNNERNNKYGEKEKCNEKKDNRDVVSDSNSENTHDEHIKYEEYNRDDAYVLKEKKNKNERDKVKDKMKKRNKKERMETRYTASIKLVVDSSCEEDNENSYNDSGNNSSNNSSNNSGNNSGNNSGINSGNNSESNISNKYSRKSSKNNSNSNDNNLVNMYKQESNERYNKNGDICSNKSSIYQSPVNGNVLYKKIKRENLLNIKYSNMILNDIRDVDIIVVFLFSLFLYFNANNIVDMLDRNKKDRYTMRNSLNINHDIIKFPTFPKEIIDGFLKNDFTLLRKYIKNKCNKLKKKYKSTYLKKINQQKKEKSEKKNFKNELKKKKEKCSFSNIVESVDRNEWIHRDITEIPCDQNLPDINITFIVMGAYCFYQKNMKPFQDKNTFFYKSPSYSCDAEISVACKKGRKLDFPNQDDFTIIQTNEWILIMVFDGHGPSGHDISNFVHVVLPLLFSYNIDRIFENPVRTIKTLFYMINCYLVNYSYCINNNINPININFIDYNLSGTTCTIILYNFLTKKIYSAHTGDSRAVMGKQNLQTNAFRAYNITEDHKPSLKLEKDRIIAFGGEVKKLQGDVSYRVFVKNEMYPGLAMSRAIGDITSSFIGVTCEPTIKIFDKLDEDKFIIVATDGIWEFISSEECVQMVSKKRKKKVHVAMEEIIKESWRRWERIDTVDDMTLVILYF; encoded by the exons ATGGGTAATTGCATgtcttttataaattattccaaatttaaatttaaaaaggatGCTActataaattcatattcCTATTCTAATAAGAACTATGAGGACTTAATGAACAGccatacttatataatagGAGATGAAAACAGGAGGATAGAGAAACGTAGTGATGATTACAGTGACATATGCAATAACGAACGTAATAACAAATATggtgaaaaagaaaaatgtaatgAAAAGAAGGATAATCGAGATGTAGTGAGTGATAGTAATTCCGAAAATACACATGatgaacatataaaatacgAAGAGTATAATAGAGATGATGCATAtgtattaaaagaaaaaaaaaataaaaatgaaagagaCAAGGTTAaggataaaatgaaaaaaagaaataaaaaggaaaggaTGGAAACAAGATACACTGCGAGCATTAAATTAGTGGTAGACTCTTCTTGTGAAGAAGACAACGAGAACAGTTATAATGACAGCGGAAATAATAGCAGCAATAATAGCAGCAATAACAGCGGAAATAATAGCGGAAATAACAGCGGCATTAACAGCGGCAATAACAGCGAAAGTAATATTAGCAATAAGTATAGCAGAAAAAGCAGCAAGAATAACAGCAATTCAAATGACAATAATTTagtaaatatgtacaaacaGGAGTCGAATGAACGTTATAATAAGAATGGAGATATATGTTCTAATAAGAGCTCCATATACCAAAGCCCAGTAAATGGAAATGTTCTATACAAAAAGATTAAACGCGAAAATTTGCTGAACATTAAATACAGTAATATGatattaaatgatataaGAGATGTAGATATAATAGtcgtatttttatttagtctgtttctttattttaatgcGAACAATATTGTTGATATGCTGGatcgaaataaaaaagatagaTATACTATGAGAAATTCTCTGAACATAAACcatgatattattaaatttccCACATTTCCAAAGGAAATTATTGAtggttttttaaaaaatgactttacattattaagaaaatatatcaaaaacaaatgtaataaattaaaaaaaaagtataaaagtacatatttaaaaaagataaatcaacagaaaaaagaaaaaagtgaaaaaaaaaattttaaaaatgaattaaaaaaaaaaaaagaaaaatgctcattttcaaatattgtAGAATCTGTTGATAGAAATGAATGGATTCATAGAGATATCACAGAAATACCATGTGACCAAAATTTACCGgacataaatattacatttatagtTATGGGAGCATACtgtttttatcaaaaaaatatgaaaccATTTCAAgataaaaatacttttttctataaatcCCCATCTTATTCATGTGATGCAGAAATATCAGTTGCATGTAAAAAAGGGAGAAAATTAGATTTTCCGAATCAAGATGATTTCACTATAATACAAACAAACGAGTGGATTTTAATTATGGTTTTCGATGGTCATGGTCCGTCAGGTCATGATATTAGTAATTTTGTGCATGTAGTACTTCCATTATTATTCTCATATAATATTGATAGAATATTTGAAAATCCTGTTCGCACAATTAAGACATTGTTTTATATGATTAACTGTTACTTGGTTAATTATTCCtattgtataaataataatattaatccaatcaatattaattttattgattATAATTTAAGTGGAACAACTTGTACAATCATACTGTACAACTTTTTAACGAAAAAGATTTATTCTGCACATACAGGTGATAGTAGAGCTGTTATGGGTAAACAAAATCTTCAGACAAACGCATTTAGAGCTTATAATATTACTGAAGATCATAAACCTTCcttaaaattagaaaaagatAGAATTATAGCTTTTGGTGGTgaggtaaaaaaattacaaggGGATGTTTCTTACAGagtttttgttaaaaatgaaatgtatCCTGGTTTAGCTATGAGTAGAGCTATTGGTGACATCACATCATCTTTTATTGGTGTTACTTGTGAACCGACCATCaaaatttttgataaattagatgaagataaatttattattgtgGCTACTGATGGAATATGGGAATTTATCAGTAGCGAAGAATGCGTTCAAATGGTTTCCaaaaagaggaagaaaaaagtGCACGTAGCTATGG AGGAAATAATTAAGGAATCCTGGAGAAGATGGGAAAGGATTGACACCGTTGATGAT ATGACCTTGGTTATTTTGTACTTCTAA